From Podospora bellae-mahoneyi strain CBS 112042 chromosome 3, whole genome shotgun sequence, the proteins below share one genomic window:
- the SET3 gene encoding SET domain-containing protein 3 (EggNog:ENOG503NYD8; COG:S), translating into MTDKLPPLQTPFAPPNQTSPASFLPPAAAAVRDDPPRPEPVEEEPYTIKCVCNYPDDDGNTIFCESCETWQHIECYYPDKVEDVSAADFPHSCVDCDPRSIDSQQAHERQRARIAGPVAAEPSDKKPKRPPTKSHKKKPKPTDIQINGHGHHSIEHAPKHPAPHDNRQPSKKTKGSHKSSQSISAPGPKRSPSYGNAKAAHSHPLSPATTPPDLPDDFEIHTYSQTFQLLCNEQPSVRNVKVNSFAGLSVSNTMTSWLRNPEKMKKETGLSGKDVFSKLPDNASSLRGKVEVQQTRKNVAPGTVLQWHDLRATSTIEKDSLLMEVNGHIGFQTEYCAELENRWDDLTTPLPFVLFHPLLPLYIDTRREGSEARFVRRSCRPNAALDTFLSDEGEYHFWLVSERDIAPREQITIAWDFRFPTAQKARMLRILGLGDEVTGAQSEVAADEEEYLKLANWVSIVLSEFGGCACDLGPECAFALFHRKHLNKTQPKKTKKRKPKAQHAISPSSTGHATNSRAPSEGHLDDAPEHEHRSISGSSRSKPPSRDMTPTARQGSFDTLGILTEPTDRDKRKVAMVEDSFRRMEQQQPPRKKKRVSDGTAAPHSRASKAKLTAQTSNVSNGLSDRLYADAGTGTSVRSKSGSPTSPHTIPPHGRHTKKAASRKGSVAAGPPRPVPTADPPVYVDAAVQTDPERETATPQRRVGCALRKRALDNRRQLRAEEEERRKRRAMDHAGSNSGADASPGQGLSLSSPVSSKGPDSSPATVVSSKDVAMTDAPSNTKPVVSPLSMASMKHKSPDLRVQMPPVPAFGSPVSGSLSAGTPLSAGGSVMQSPFSVNGFPSPFGPPSVNGIAPAPSPVKKKMSLSDYKRRINEGRPSAATSLRPPSTTTEEPKSAPVEGSAPSTSAVTGSTTTSTTAPKTGGNDNQSTGSVAPSSTEKD; encoded by the coding sequence ATGACAGACAAGCTCCCACCATTGCAGACGCCTTTCGCGCCTCCTAATCAGACTTCACCAGCTTCGTTTTTGCCTCCAGCTGCCGCTGCGGTTCGAGATGATCCGCCGAGGCCGGAGCCTGTCGAGGAAGAGCCATACACGATAAAGTGTGTGTGCAATTATCCAGACGATGATGGTAATACTATCTTCTGCGAGTCATGCGAAACGTGGCAGCATATCGAGTGCTACTATCCCGATAAGGTCGAGGATGTCTCTGCTGCCGACTTCCCGCATTCTTGCGTGGACTGTGATCCACGGAGCATCGATTCACAGCAGGCACATGAACGTCAGCGAGCCAGGATAGCAGGCCCCGTGGCGGCAGAGCCGTCGGATAAGAAGCCGAAGCGCCCTCCCACCAAGAGccacaagaagaagccaaagccaaCAGATATCCAGATCAACGGACATGGCCACCACAGCATAGAACATGCGCCAAAACATCCCGCTCCACACGACAACCGCCAGCCTAGCAAGAAGACGAAGGGCTCACACAAGTCCAGTCAGTCGATCAGCGCGCCGGGCCCGAAACGAAGTCCTTCCTATGGCAATGCCAAAGCAGCGCACTCGCACCCTTTGAGTcctgccaccacccctcccgaTCTTCCCGACGATTTTGAGATACACACCTACTCCCAAACCTTCCAGCTGCTCTGCAATGAGCAACCGTCTGTTCGGAATGTCAAGGTCAACAGTTTTGCCGGACTGTCAGTCTCCAACACGATGACGAGTTGGCTGCGCAATCCGGAAAAgatgaagaaagaaacagGCCTGTCAGGCAAAGATGTATTTTCGAAGCTTCCTGACAATGCCAGCTCGCTCAGGGGCAAGGTCGAGGTCCAACAAACCAGAAAAAATGTCGCGCCAGGGACAGTGTTGCAGTGGCATGATCTCCGAGCGACATCGACAATCGAAAAGGACTCGCTGCTTATGGAGGTCAATGGTCACATTGGCTTCCAAACCGAGTACTGTGCCGAACTAGAGAATCGATGGGacgacctcaccaccccgcTCCCTTTTGTACTctttcaccctctcctccccctttaTATCGATACCCGAAGAGAGGGTTCCGAGGCCCGCTTTGTCAGGCGCAGTTGCAGGCCAAATGCCGCCCTTGACACGTTTCTTTCCGACGAAGGCGAATATCACTTCTGGCTCGTGAGCGAGCGAGACATTGCACCCAGAGAACAAATCACGATAGCATGGGACTTTAGGTTCCCCACCGCCCAGAAGGCGAGGATGCTCCGAATTCTTGGTTTAGGCGACGAGGTGACGGGTGCCCAGTCTGAAGTCGCCGCCGATGAGGAAGAGTATCTAAAGCTCGCCAACTGGGTGTCGATCGTGCTGTCGGAATTTGGAGGGTGTGCTTGTGATCTAGGACCCGAGTGCGCGTTTGCCTTGTTTCACAGAAAACACCTAAACAAGACACAACCaaaaaagaccaagaagcgcaagccGAAAGCTCAGCATGCGATCTCGCCCAGCAGCACAGGACATGCCACCAACAGCCGAGCTCCTAGTGAGGGCCACTTGGATGATGCTCCTGAGCACGAGCATAGGTCGATATCTGGCTCCTCCCGCAGCAAACCACCGAGTCGCGACATGACGCCAACAGCGCGTCAAGGTTCATTCGATACCCTTGGGATACTTACCGAGCCGACGGACCGCGACAAGCGAAAGGTTGCCATGGTGGAAGACTCGTTCCGCCGcatggagcagcagcaaccgcccCGTAAGAAGAAGCGGGTGTCAGATGGGACTGCCGCACCCCATTCAAGGGCTTCCAAAGCCAAGTTGACTGCGCAAACATCAAACGTATCAAATGGTTTATCTGACCGCCTCTATGCCGACGCTGGTACGGGTACCTCTGTCCGAAGCAAATCCGGGTCGCCCACTTCCCCTCATACCATCCCACCGCATGGTCGTCATACGAAAAAGGCAGCCTCTAGAAAAGGCTCAGTCGCTGCTGGCCCTCCTCGTCCGGTACCGACTGCCGATCCACCAGTATACGTCGATGCTGCCGTCCAGACGGATCCTGAGCGAGAAACAGCGACGCCTCAGCGGAGGGTGGGATGTGCTTTGAGGAAAAGAGCTTTGGATAACCGTCGTCAGCTCcgtgccgaggaggaagaaaggaGAAAACGAAGAGCGATGGACCATGCCGGTTCCAACTCAGGGGCCGATGCTTCGCCCGGTCAAGGATTATCCTTATCATCTCCGGTTTCATCCAAGGGACCCGACAGCAGCCCAGCGACAGTTGTCAGCTCCAAGGATGTGGCCATGACGGATGCCCCATCAAATACAAAACCGGTCGTTAGCCCATTGTCGATGGCGTCGATGAAGCACAAATCGCCCGATCTCCGGGTGCAAATGCCTCCAGTCCCTGCGTTTGGCAGCCCGGTTTCTGGCTCTTTATCCGCCGGCACCCCGTTATCTGCTGGCGGGTCGGTCATGCAGTCACCTTTCTCTGTCAACGGATTTCCAAGTCCATTTGGTCCACCATCAGTCAACGGCATAGCGCCCGCCCCTAGTccggtgaagaagaagatgagccTAAGCGACTACAAGCGGAGGATAAACGAAGGCCGACCATCGGCCGCGACAAGCCTCAGGCCTCCCTCCACGACTACAGAGGAGCCCAAGTCTGCGCCAGTGGAGGGTTCCGCGCCGTCAACATCAGCTGTGACGGGCAGTACAACGACTTCGACGACCGCGCCCAAGACCGGTGGGAACGACAACCAAAGTACTGGCTCAGTTGCCCCGTCCTCCACTGAAAAGGATTGA
- the NPC2 gene encoding Phosphatidylglycerol/phosphatidylinositol transfer protein (EggNog:ENOG503P3WJ; BUSCO:EOG09264UJF; COG:S), giving the protein MRFSTTFLALATAVSANPLNTFRSEKQSLARRDDLQIPGDNPLKYCDADRGDDIITIEKVDLSPNPPEAGTTLIIEASGTVKETILEGAYVNLQVKYGYIRLINTQADLCKEIKNVDLDCPIEKGKISITKSVDLPKEIPPGKYTVEADVYTVDDEHITCLTATVVFGKKSFGSILGDL; this is encoded by the exons ATGAGGTTCTCAACAACCTTTCTCGCCCTCGCCACGGCGGTCAGCGCGAACCCCCTAAACACCTTCCGCAGTGAGAAGCAATCACTTGCCCGCCGCGACGATCTTCAAATTCCCGGTGATAACCCCCTCAAGTACTGCGATGCCGACCGCGGGGACGATATCATCACTATCGAGAAGGTGGACTTGAGTCCAAACCCACCTGAGGC tggcaccaccctcatcatcgaGGCCAGCGGCACGGTCAAGGAGACCATCCTCGAAGGCGCCTACGTCAACCTCCAGGTCAAGTACGGCTACATCCGCCTCATTAACACCCAGGCCGATCTCTgcaaggagatcaagaacGTCGACCTTGACTGCCCGATTGAGAAGGGCAAgatctccatcaccaagtcTGTTGACCTCCCCAAGGAGATCCCACCT GGAAAATATACCGTCGAGGCCGACGTCTACACCGTGGACGACGAACATATCACCTGCTTGACCGCTACCGTTGTTTTCGGCAAGAAGTCGTTCGGCAGCATCCTTGGTGACTTGTAG
- the VMA7 gene encoding H(+)-transporting V1 sector ATPase subunit F (BUSCO:EOG09265FI4; EggNog:ENOG503P3TN; COG:C), with the protein MASQADYKDRQFLAVIGDEDSVTGLLLAGIGHVTSPPDNQKNFLVVDAKTETSAIESAFEKFTTERKDIGIVLINQHIADRIRYRIDTYTQAFPTVLEIPSKDHPYDPEKDSVLRRVRRLFGE; encoded by the exons ATGGCCTCCCAAGCAGACTACAAAGACAGGCAATTCCTCGCCGTGATAGGTGACGAGGATTCCGTTACTGGACTTCTCCTCGCCGGCATTGGT cacgTAACTTCCCCCCCCGACAACCAAAAAaacttcctcgtcgtcgacgccAAAACCGAAACCTCGGCCATCGAGTCCGCCTTTGAAAAGTTCACCACCGAGCGCAAAGACATTGGCATTGTGCTCATCAATCAACAT ATCGCAGACCGGATACGCTACCGCATCGATACCTACACCCAGGCCTTCCCCACCGTCCTCGAGATCCCCTCCAAAGACCACCCTTATGACCCCGAAAAGGACAGCgtgctgaggagggtgagaagGCTGTTTGGTGAATAA
- a CDS encoding hypothetical protein (EggNog:ENOG503NYBC; COG:S) encodes MPPTRLVRRQPLSERIKARLNPGDFYLWLSEEIQTFDWDSTAFGTRFGLAANFLFLIARANIVSRPDVDDVFGDAPASGPLTFLARFSMWALTAISCLNAFYTLTRSRTYRLFEANVEQNAPSTPSAHRVRVDSSPASSSPLGVIQSLLSSETAEQRAHPDKTRDVWEMKVWDPYPATLRLFCLFSPGHVLIHWLFLPLVAMDPRPSVTVFKCMALQAILSAQMWLMHSKFTRQGKDNAIIQKEVMHEYDVKYVHPRLHPVYREVGIQVSINDDKIEQEYVAVGTPSSVIRRNFETHPNPNYAKIIDPDGLQAIKLRNTFAGTPRGRVSTNPFTPLAAKTARPSTPGTISTPSAQLLGYPDRGDHHHFPASVTVNRRSTAAPPVSSTGSFTKSFTSSFENEASTPVPQPQSMNRAVSPFKAGTPMRSSSGTNPLGVPSSYGGSLGLHQHKDSPLKKAMSMEGIGRSPRNNREMAALEQRQLNERFRERSSPVKQRLQGTLGIEQEEGGEKEEDGNNNASIGSGSSLAHSPEKLANLRANRWTQERFPTRRL; translated from the exons ATGCCGCCGACGCGCCTGGTACGGCGACAGCCGTTGTCGGAGAGGATCAAGGCCCGTCTGAATCCTGGCGACTTTTATCTGTGGCTTTCGGAGGAGATTCAGACGTTTGACTGGGACTCTACCGCTTTCGGCACTCGGTTTGGACTTGCGGCCAactttctcttcttgatTGCGAGGGCTAATATCGTCTCGCGTCCggatgtggatgatgttTTTGGCGATGCTCCGGCCAGTGGCCCGTTGACCTTCTTG GCTCGTTTTAGCATGTGGGCTTTGACTGCCATCTCTTGCCTGAACGCCTTTTACACCCTGACCCGATCGCGTACCTACCGTCTATTCGAGGCAAACGTCGAGCAAAATGCCCCCTCCACGCCCTCTGCGCATCGCGTCCGCGTCGATTCTTCACCCGCGTCTTCGAGCCCACTGGGCGTAATACAGAGCCTCCTGAGTTCCGAAACCGCCGAGCAGCGAGCGCACCCCGACAAGACACGCGATGTGTGGGAGATGAAGGTCTGGGATCCGTATCCGGCCACGCTTCGCCTGTTCTGCTTGTTCAGCCCCGGCCACGTCTTGATTCACTGGCTCTTCTTGCCTCTCGTTGCCATGGACCCCCGCCCCAGCGTCACCGTTTTCAAGTGCATGGCTCTGCAagccatcctctccgcccaGATGTGGCTCATGCACTCCAAGTTCACCCGTCAGGGCAAGGACAACGCCATCATTCAGAAGGAGGTCATGCATGAGTACGACGTCAAGTATGTCCACCCTAGACTGCACCCTGTCTACCGCGAAGTTGGCATTCAGGTCTCCATCAACGACGACAAGATCGAACAGGAATACGTCGCTGTTGGGACGCCATCCTCTGTCATCCGTCGTAACTTTGAGACGCACCCCAACCCGAACTACGCCAAGATCATCGACCCCGACGGGCTTCAGGCCATCAAGCTGAGAAACACATTTGCTGGCACACCTAGGGGGCGCGTTTCCACAAATCCATTCACCCCCCTCGCGGCGAAAACAGCCAGACCCAGCACCCCAGGCACCATCTCGACCCCCTCGGCCCAACTCCTCGGCTACCCCGACCGcggagaccaccaccacttcccgGCCTCAGTAACTGTTAACCGCAGAAGCACCGCCGCCCCGCCCGTTTCGTCGACCGGGTCCTTTACCAAATCTTTTACTTCCTCGTTTGAAAACGAAGCCTCGACCCCTGTCCCTCAACCCCAGTCAATGAACAGGGctgtctcccccttcaagGCAGGAACACCGATGCGGTCCAGCTCGGGAACCAACCCGCTGGGTGTCCCCTCGAGCTACGGCGGAAGCCTAGGGCTGCATCAGCACAAGGACAGCCCCctgaagaaggcgatgaGCATGGAGGGAATCGGGAGGTCACCGAGGAACAAcagggagatggcggcgCTGGAGCAGAGGCAGTTGAATGAGAGGTTTAGGGAGAGGAGCAGTCCTGTTAAGCAGAGGTTGCAGGGTACTCTGGGGattgagcaggaggaggggggcgagaaggaggaggatgggaacAATAATGCAAGTATTGGGAGTGGAAGTAGCTTGGCGCATTCACCGGAGAAGTTGGCGAATTTGAGGGCTAATAGGTGGACGCAGGAGAGGTTTCCCACTCGGAGGTTGTGA
- the BFR1 gene encoding multicopy suppressor of BFA (Brefeldin A) (EggNog:ENOG503NY6E; BUSCO:EOG09264HOY; COG:S) yields the protein MATESTAPAAAAAPTGPIRRPDEALFKEQEAKLDKEVRALQDKIKAVNNQIDLAAPRKDQESQNPTQIRRQELIKRLNEIKEQQGGGKKDRASKFDQIKRHEETVKRLINESKADRAKLPVKNLEELEEKIARLERDVNSGMMKLVDEKKALNEISNLRKQKKLFGGFEQQQKLIDEHKAKIKEIKDSLDTPEAKKLSEEYATLQAELDVIKAEQNTARDNLGKLRDERTKLKIERDAKYAELRALRDEYFTQKKAAAAYEREQKAKRAEREAAEREKYAKEKRMERAKAMLAEASEPAFLEEIRRANSLLHFFDPSHQTVEKAPLVANKGLGATDIRKVEADGLKGVRLVRKEDRDEDYLPAAKKGKKGKKNKAAEGGVAASGKFSLPPAVMDDCKTLGINLPSGAADVPAAIEAIKAKLANWKANQEAETKKNVEKAKKEIERLEAEERGEVVSNGEAKEGKAVAETAKAVEDVSLEEKKADEPAKADEVETAA from the exons ATGGCTACTGAAAGCACCGCtccggccgccgccgccgcccctaCGGGCCCAATCCGCCGACCTGACGAGGCTCTGTtcaaggagcaggaggctaAGCTTGACAAGGAGGTCAGGGCTCTGCAGGACAAGATT AAAGCTGTAAACAACCAGATTGATCTTGCTGCTCCCAGAAAGGACCAGGAGTCCCAGAATCCAACCCAGATTCGCAGACAGGAGCTCATCAAGCGCCTCAACGAGATCAAGGAACAGCAGGGTGGTGGCAAGAAGGATCGCGCTTCCAAGTTCGACCAAATCAAGCGCCATGAAGAGACCGTGAAGCGCCTTATCAACGAGAGCAAGGCCGACCGTGCCAAGCTGCCCGTCAAGAACCTGGAGGAActtgaggagaagattgcCCGTCTCGAGCGCGATGTTAACTCCGGCATGATGAagcttgttgatgagaagaaggcgctTAACGAGATCTCCAACCTCCGCAAGCAGAAGAAGTTGTTTGGCGGCTTTGAGCAACAGCAGAAGCTGATTGACGAGCacaaggccaagatcaaggagatcaaggacagCTTGGACACccccgaggccaagaagctcagCGAGGAATACGCTACTCTTCAGGCCGAACTCGACGTCATCAAGGCTGAGCAGAACACTGCCCGTGACAACCTCGGCAAGCTCAGGGATGAGCGTACCAAGCTCAAGATCGAGAGGGATGCAAAATACGCCGAGCTCAGGGCTCTCAGAGATGAATACTTCACtcagaagaaggccgccgcTGCCTACGAGCGTGAGCAAAAGGCCAAGCGCGCCGAGCGTGAAGCTGCTGAGCGCGAGAAGTATGCTAAAGAGAAGCGCATGGAGCGTGCCAAGGCGATGCTCGCTGAGGCTTCCGAACCTGCTTTCCTTGAGGAGATTCGCCGCGCCAACAGCCTCCTTCACTTTTTCGACCCCTCTCACCAGACTGTCGAGAAGGCCCCTCTTGTTGCCAACAAGGGTCTGGGTGCCACCGACATCCGCAAGGTTGAGGCCGACGGCCTGAAGGGCGTTCGCCTTGTGCGCAAGGAGGACCGCGACGAGGACTATCTCCCtgcggccaagaagggcaagaagggcaagaagaacaaggcggccgagggtggtgtcGCCGCCTCTGGCAAGTTCAGCTTACCCCCTGCCGTGATGGACGACTGTAAGACTCTCGGTATCAACCTCCCGTCCGGCGCTGCCGATGTCCCTGCTGCCATTGAGGCAATCAAGGCTAAGCTCGCGAACTGGAAGGCCAACCAGGAGGCCGAGACCAAGAAG AACgtcgagaaggccaagaaggaaatTGAGCGcctcgaggccgaggagcgCGGCGAGGTTGTCTCTAACGGAGAGgccaaggagggcaaggcaGTTGCCGAGACCGCCAAGGCTGTCGAGGACGTCAGtcttgaggagaagaaggccgatgAGCCTGccaaggctgatgaggtCGAGACCGCTGCCTAG
- the RPB5 gene encoding DNA-directed RNA polymerases II 24 kDa polypeptide (RNA polymerase II subunit 5) (BUSCO:EOG09264904; COG:K; EggNog:ENOG503NVDE), whose product MSDDFGSGNIHDKEVSRLWRAWRTIHEMVADRGYELAEEEIKMPLDEFKRKFTNGDGSPNRSIMSFSARPSASMIKKFTPPPTASNPDPAPECGTIWVEFCPEKTSIGISVMKKFVEHCANNSYKAGILVTAVALSAQARKVMTVTSQYTLIECFLEEDLLVNITHHELVPTHILLSREEKMALLKRYRLKETQLPRILQKDPIARYLGLKRGQVVKIVRISETAGRYASYRLCV is encoded by the exons ATGTCCGACGACTTTGGCAGTGGCAACATCCACGACAAGGAGGTGTCGCGACTCTGGCGCGCATGGAGGACCATCCACGAGATGGTCGCTGACCGG GGCTACGAATTGGCCGAGGAAGAAATCAAGATGCCCCTCGATGAGTTTAAGAGAAAGTTCACCAACGGCGACGGTTCCCCAAA CCGCTCAATAATGTCCTTCTCCGCCCGTCCCTCCGCCAGCATGATCAAAAAGttcacccctccaccaacggCCTCCAACCCTGACCCTGCCCCCGAATGCGGCACCATCTGGGTCGAGTTCTGTCCCGAGAAGACGTCCATTGGCATTTCAGTTATGAAGAAGTTTGTCGAGCACTGCGCCAACAACTCATACAAGGCCGGCATTCTCGTCACCGCCGTCGCTCTCTCCGCCCAAGCCCGCAAGGTCATGACCGTAACCAGCCAGTACACCCTGATCGAGTGCTTCCTTGAGGAGgacctcctcgtcaacatcacccaccacgaGCTGGTCCCAACCCACATTCTTCTGAgcagggaggagaagatggcctTGCTCAAGAGATACAGGCTGAAGGAGACGCAGCTCCCACGAATCCTGCAAAAGGATCCCATCGCGAGATATTTGGGGCTGAAGAGGGGGCAGGTGGTCAAGATTGTGAGAATCAGCGAGACGGCCGGTCGCTATGCTAGTTACAGACTCTGTGTTTAA
- a CDS encoding hypothetical protein (EggNog:ENOG503NZ9S; COG:S), translating to MAATPSSNSASSAHDSHDFPPLTRDLAFPKSDIRVHLKDHYNTKVYTSGSPVKGEVTIVTKRDVHFDSIQIVLIGNTKASFDGMSFPQEITHTFLKMVMPVPESTYPLPKVLETGGTYTIPFNFVIPSQLTINACNHKRLSDQLQDHHVLLPPSMGGGWEKDDMAPRMARVEYSIKARVLRETVSSTGPRPEDTAIKKTRIMEGTRNIQVLPSTPEEPPLNITPKDRLYSMTKSKTLRKSFILSTKLGKITAEAHQPSAAVISSDGNSLVSRPTMRVSLTFDPENPSHIASPPQITGVSGKVTAHTFFSSGTISDFPNLGEQWNTPYVTDRRGQFFTSVSLPPISAVPEVSWTQKMRNQRRDSGYGTESSSSPVVGRDKQKSPVYLTSTVDIPISLPTDKKTFVPTFHGCIASRVYTLSLSLNMAVALEKSKKRSSGGTRVNLTVPLQVAVEQPGAAVAGGLGQELPSFEEAQADEHLRPRVIQVMSEELREEVQRGRDSWMGGGGGVSSQNTGSSSSDASSGTDGLPGYGDGVVAGQDNEQGQEQEEDRLPGYGEVGGSGRWRRVVEAPC from the coding sequence ATGGCGGCTACACCTTCATCAAACTCGGCCTCGAGTGCCCATGACTCGCATGACTTCCCACCACTTACTAGGGACCTGGCCTTTCCCAAATCTGACATCCGAGTCCACCTAAAGGACCACTACAACACCAAAGTCTATACATCTGGATCGCCTGTGAAGGGCGAGGTTACGATTGTTACCAAGCGAGATGTCCACTTCGACTCGATTCAGATTGTTCTCATTGGCAACACCAAGGCTAGCTTTGACGGCATGAGCTTCCCCCAGGAGATCACACACACCTTCCTCAAGATGGTCATGCCAGTCCCCGAGTCGACATACCCCCTGCCCAAGGTGTTGGAGACGGGCGGGACCTACACCATTCCCTTCAACTTTGTTATTCCTAGCCAGctcaccatcaacgcctGTAACCACAAGCGGCTATCAGATCAGCTCCAGGATCACCACGTTTTGCTCCCACCCAGCATGGGCGGCGGCTGGGAGAAGGACGACATGGCGCCTCGCATGGCCCGTGTGGAATACAGCATCAAAGCTCGCGTTCTGAGGGAAACCGTCTCCTCCACAGGCCCGCGACCAGAGGAcaccgccatcaagaagacgaGAATCATGGAGGGGACACGCAACATCCAGGTCTTGCCATCAACCCCCGAGGAACCACCCCTGAACATCACCCCCAAGGACAGACTATACAGCATGACCAAGTCCAAAACTTTGCGCAAGAGCTTCATCCTCTCGACGAAGCTGGGCAAGATCACCGCCGAAGCCCACcaaccatcagcagcagtCATTTCGTCGGACGGGAACAGTCTCGTCTCCCGACCAACAATGAGAGTCAGCCTGACCTTTGACCCCGaaaacccctcccacatTGCCTCCCCGCCTCAGATAACGGGTGTGTCAGGGAAAGTCACGGCTCACACGTTCTTTTCGTCGGGCACGATTTCTGATTTTCCTAATCTAGGAGAGCAGTGGAACACGCCCTACGTCACGGACCGGAGAGGGCAGTTCTTCACCTCTGTCTCTTTGCCCCCCATTTCTGCTGTTCCCGAAGTGAGCTGGACGCAGAAAATGAGGAACCAGCGGAGGGATAGCGGGTACGGGACCGagtcgtcttcttcccctgTGGTGGGCAGAGACAAGCAGAAGAGTCCGGTGTATCTCACGTCCACGGTGGACATCCCCATCAGTTTACCGACGGACAAGAAGACTTTTGTGCCGACTTTTCACGGGTGTATCGCTTCGAGGGTGTACACGTTGTCTTTGTCGCTGAACATGGCGGTGGCGttggagaagagcaagaagaggagcagTGGGGGGACGAGGGTGAACTTGACGGTGCCGCTGCAGGTAGCTGTTGAGCAGCCTGGGGCGGCggttgctggggggttggggcaAGAGCTGCCGAGTTTTGAGGAGGCGCAGGCGGATGAGCACTTGAGGCCGAGGGTGATTCAGGTTATGAGtgaggagttgagggaggaggtgcagagggggagggatagtTGGatgggtggcggtggtggggtgtCGAGTCAGAATACTGGGAGTTCCTCCTCGGATGCTTCTTCTGGGACGGATGGACTGCCTGGTTatggggatggtgttgtaGCCGGGCAGGATAACGAGCAGGGTCAGGAGCAGGAAGAGGACAGGCTACCTGGTtatggggaggttggcgggtcggggagatggaggagggttgttgaggcgCCGTGCTAG